Proteins encoded in a region of the Verrucomicrobiota bacterium genome:
- a CDS encoding PIN domain-containing protein — translation MRGLTRIVTDSTIWIDLSCGGVIAQALGLDVEFLAPDAILRELRDPSGLHLVELGVRSIELSAEQVDEALTLLESNRSLSVQDAFACVLAHSLGAMLLTGDRRLRRIAEARTIEVHGTLWLLTQMVDKELLRRTEAADALDLMRAAGSRVPAEEADRLLTLWRKPGSPHARG, via the coding sequence GTGAGAGGGTTGACGCGGATTGTCACCGACTCGACGATCTGGATCGATCTCAGTTGCGGCGGCGTCATCGCGCAGGCTCTTGGGCTCGACGTCGAGTTCCTTGCTCCGGACGCAATCCTTCGCGAGCTGCGGGATCCATCGGGGCTGCACCTCGTCGAGCTCGGAGTCAGGTCTATTGAGCTTTCAGCCGAGCAGGTCGACGAAGCGCTCACTCTTCTAGAGTCGAACCGCTCTCTGTCTGTGCAGGATGCCTTCGCCTGCGTACTGGCCCATTCGCTGGGCGCAATGCTGCTCACCGGAGACCGCAGACTCAGGCGGATCGCGGAAGCCAGAACCATCGAAGTACACGGCACCCTCTGGCTGCTCACACAGATGGTCGACAAGGAGCTCCTCAGACGAACAGAGGCCGCTGATGCTCTGGACTTGATGCGAGCGGCTGGCAGTCGAGTCCCAGCAGAGGAGGCAGACAGGCTCCTCACGCTCTGGAGAAAGCCCGGATCCCCACACGCACGGGGGTAG
- a CDS encoding NADH:ubiquinone reductase (Na(+)-transporting) subunit F: MVEMVDIVAQAADAAAHGNALVTGLKAVLVLCGLGSGLAVLLVVSEYFFANYGECTINVNNGDRTYTVQGGQTLLSALAENKLFVPSACGGQGTCGYCKAKVLNDIGPILPTEEPQLTRLEKKQNVRLSCQIKVKADMRIEVPEEYFAIQEFRTEVLSNKQVTDDIVEIQFKLLEPQRMKFQAGKYVQLRIPRDAGIERMRGKFGKYDFTGFNAKKLDTEKVPKTRFVERAYSMSNSPGRNDIVELAVRIAPPPRDVPDGPPGFASSYIWSLKPGEEVWLTGPYGDFLIKDTDRPKIFVGGGAGMAPMKAMILELFEVRKTTCTVKFFYGARARKDIFYDDIFSKIAAENDNFEYVVALSEPAPDDNWNGPTGFVHLTVEKAMEQFGFGNEYYLCGPPLMVDACTAMLTKHGVPEKDIAFDKF, from the coding sequence ATGGTCGAGATGGTTGACATCGTCGCTCAGGCCGCCGACGCGGCGGCGCACGGCAACGCGCTCGTGACCGGGCTCAAGGCCGTACTCGTGCTGTGCGGGCTTGGCTCGGGGCTGGCTGTCCTGCTCGTGGTGAGCGAGTACTTCTTCGCCAACTACGGCGAGTGCACGATCAACGTCAACAACGGCGACCGCACCTACACCGTGCAGGGCGGGCAGACACTGCTCAGCGCGCTGGCCGAGAACAAGCTCTTTGTGCCGTCGGCCTGCGGCGGCCAGGGCACATGCGGTTACTGCAAGGCGAAAGTGCTCAACGACATCGGCCCCATCCTGCCGACCGAGGAGCCGCAGCTCACCCGCCTCGAGAAGAAGCAGAACGTGCGGCTGAGCTGTCAGATCAAGGTCAAGGCCGACATGCGCATCGAGGTGCCCGAGGAGTACTTCGCCATCCAGGAGTTCCGCACCGAGGTGCTGAGCAACAAGCAGGTGACCGACGACATCGTCGAGATCCAGTTCAAGCTCCTCGAGCCGCAACGCATGAAGTTCCAGGCCGGCAAGTACGTCCAGCTCCGCATCCCGCGCGATGCCGGCATCGAGCGCATGCGCGGCAAGTTCGGCAAGTACGACTTCACCGGCTTCAACGCGAAGAAGCTCGACACCGAGAAGGTGCCCAAGACCAGATTCGTCGAACGCGCCTACTCGATGTCGAACAGCCCGGGACGCAACGACATCGTCGAGCTCGCCGTGCGTATCGCGCCGCCGCCGCGCGACGTGCCGGACGGGCCGCCGGGCTTCGCGTCGAGCTACATCTGGTCGCTCAAGCCGGGCGAGGAAGTGTGGCTCACCGGCCCGTACGGCGACTTCCTCATCAAGGACACCGACCGGCCCAAGATCTTCGTCGGCGGCGGCGCCGGCATGGCGCCGATGAAAGCGATGATCCTGGAGTTGTTCGAAGTCCGAAAGACCACGTGCACCGTGAAGTTCTTCTACGGCGCGCGCGCCAGGAAGGACATCTTCTACGACGACATCTTCTCGAAGATCGCCGCCGAGAATGACAACTTCGAATATGTCGTCGCGCTGAGCGAGCCCGCGCCCGACGACAACTGGAACGGCCCCACCGGCTTCGTCCACCTCACCGTCGAGAAGGCCATGGAGCAGTTCGGCTTCGGCAACGAATACTACCTCTGCGGCCCCCCGCTCATGGTCGACGCCTGCACCGCGATGCTCACCAAGCACGGCGTGCCGGAGAAGGACATCGCGTTCGATAAGTTCTAG
- a CDS encoding NADH:ubiquinone reductase (Na(+)-transporting) subunit E (Part of the NQR complex which consists of NqrA, NqrB, NqrC, NqrD, NqrE and NqrF; NQR complex catalyzes the reduction of ubiquinone-1 to ubiquinol by two successive reactions, coupled with the transport of Na(+) ions from the cytoplasm to the periplasm; NqrE is probably involved in the second step, the conversion of ubisemiquinone to ubiquinol.) → MGYAAVVCGLPTLFAQVPEIGAGAAPTIIFIAAIFTNNILLSNFLGMCSFLAISKQIKASIGLGLAVTFVLTMTSALNWALNSFVLVPLGLEYLQFITFIIVIAAFVQFVEIIIERFSPALYFALGIFLPLITVNCAILGVSLFMIVRNYTFARAVAYGVGSGLGWMLAIVAIAGIRYKLRFSNVPKPLEGIGITMILAGLMAFAFMGFAGMVDIK, encoded by the coding sequence ATGGGATACGCAGCCGTTGTTTGCGGGCTTCCCACCTTGTTTGCGCAGGTGCCGGAGATCGGCGCCGGCGCAGCCCCCACCATCATTTTCATTGCCGCGATTTTCACGAACAACATCCTCCTCTCGAATTTCCTCGGGATGTGTTCGTTCCTGGCGATCTCCAAGCAGATCAAGGCAAGCATCGGCCTCGGGCTGGCGGTGACGTTCGTGCTCACGATGACGAGCGCGCTCAACTGGGCGCTCAACAGCTTCGTGCTGGTGCCGCTCGGCCTCGAGTACCTCCAGTTCATCACGTTTATCATCGTCATCGCCGCGTTCGTGCAGTTCGTCGAGATCATCATCGAGCGGTTCAGTCCGGCGCTCTACTTCGCGCTCGGCATCTTTCTGCCGCTCATCACGGTCAACTGCGCCATCCTGGGCGTTTCGCTCTTCATGATCGTGCGCAACTATACGTTTGCGCGGGCGGTCGCCTACGGCGTCGGCAGCGGGCTCGGGTGGATGCTGGCGATCGTGGCGATCGCGGGCATCCGCTACAAGCTGCGGTTCAGCAACGTGCCCAAGCCGCTCGAGGGCATCGGCATCACGATGATTCTGGCCGGACTCATGGCGTTCGCGTTCATGGGCTTCGCCGGCATGGTCGACATCAAGTAG
- a CDS encoding NADH:ubiquinone reductase (Na(+)-transporting) subunit D → MADKVATKPALLRWFGTKQGATLLEQVWAENPIFRQILGICSALAVTNLMANTLIMCAGLVFANVGSNMIISALREYTPRRTRMITQVLIIATFVIIIDFVIKAFAYEASKQMGAYIGLIITNCIIMGRAEAFASKNTVGMTFLDALGSGLGYSVVLIAVALIREPLGFGTLFGFQVLPESFVKWQLMVLPPGAFICLGLLVWFGRAVAPEKVQ, encoded by the coding sequence ATGGCCGACAAGGTCGCCACAAAGCCGGCGCTGCTCCGGTGGTTCGGCACCAAGCAGGGCGCCACGCTGCTCGAGCAGGTCTGGGCCGAGAACCCGATCTTCCGCCAGATCCTGGGGATCTGCTCGGCGCTTGCGGTGACGAACCTGATGGCGAACACGCTGATCATGTGTGCGGGGCTCGTGTTCGCCAACGTGGGCTCGAACATGATCATCTCGGCGCTGCGCGAGTACACGCCGCGGCGCACGCGCATGATCACCCAGGTGCTGATCATCGCCACGTTCGTCATCATCATCGACTTCGTCATCAAGGCGTTCGCCTACGAGGCCTCCAAGCAGATGGGCGCCTATATCGGCCTGATCATCACCAACTGCATCATCATGGGCCGGGCCGAAGCGTTCGCGTCGAAGAACACGGTCGGGATGACCTTCTTGGACGCGCTCGGGTCGGGGCTCGGCTACTCGGTCGTGCTGATCGCCGTGGCGCTCATCCGCGAGCCACTCGGGTTCGGCACGCTGTTCGGCTTCCAGGTGTTGCCCGAGAGCTTCGTCAAGTGGCAGCTCATGGTACTGCCGCCGGGTGCGTTCATCTGCCTCGGGCTGCTCGTGTGGTTCGGCCGGGCCGTCGCGCCCGAGAAGGTTCAGTAG
- a CDS encoding FMN-binding protein: MKERVYVIGFMIVLGLVAAVVLTAANSVLKPLYDANKERESKGNVLIALGIEGWDKERVAAATVDDIKAAFDKAIIERTVRLTGPDGRAKDVVFYEGYRTEAKTAGDLIGYAFKITGAGFWDRISGYLAVDPTVQKVIGITFYEDYETPGLGHKINEPEWQQTWVGRSIHRPDTDMPRIDIVPPGTDLKANQVHAISGATETSGAVQKFLNAQLRDFVAAVKQDKERGRSATP; encoded by the coding sequence ATGAAAGAGCGCGTCTATGTGATCGGCTTCATGATCGTGCTCGGGCTCGTGGCGGCCGTCGTGCTCACGGCGGCCAATTCGGTCCTCAAGCCGCTCTACGACGCCAACAAGGAGCGCGAGTCCAAGGGCAACGTGCTCATCGCGCTCGGCATCGAGGGCTGGGACAAGGAGCGGGTGGCAGCCGCCACGGTCGACGACATCAAGGCCGCGTTTGACAAGGCGATCATCGAGCGCACGGTGCGCCTCACCGGGCCCGACGGGCGCGCCAAGGACGTCGTGTTCTACGAAGGCTACAGGACCGAGGCCAAGACGGCCGGCGATCTGATCGGTTACGCGTTCAAGATCACGGGCGCGGGATTCTGGGACCGTATCAGCGGGTACCTGGCGGTCGATCCCACCGTCCAGAAAGTGATCGGGATCACGTTCTACGAGGATTATGAGACGCCGGGCCTGGGCCACAAGATCAACGAGCCTGAATGGCAACAGACGTGGGTCGGCCGCTCGATCCACAGGCCGGATACCGACATGCCTCGGATCGACATTGTGCCGCCGGGCACCGATCTCAAGGCGAACCAAGTCCACGCCATCAGCGGCGCGACCGAGACGAGCGGCGCCGTGCAGAAGTTCTTGAACGCGCAGCTTCGGGATTTCGTAGCGGCAGTGAAACAGGATAAGGAACGCGGCCGGTCGGCGACGCCGTAA
- a CDS encoding RnfABCDGE type electron transport complex subunit D, whose protein sequence is MKLLERFLAKRHANWERSRLLKPWIPLLDAIDAFLLRRAENAREAPFMRDRIDIKRYMMMVVIALIPATIAAVYFWGWRCVWLIVVSYLFGGAAEVIFSVVRKEEVNEGFLVTGILFPLTLPASTPWWVVALGIVFGVVIGKEIFGGTGKNFFNPALVARVFVYISFPLQTAAVSMLVPNAAPSGWPGGFALWDTRGIQVDATSSATPLSARKAWVRAEDEATRDAAFAEIPSWRPMLLGTTRGCMGETSALLLALGGLMLVVWRIASWRIILATLVSAAAFSGIMNAAGLQSFAPPLYTLLSGGLMLGACFMATDPVSAPGTRQAQWFYGGVIGVMTCTIRALSGFPEGVMFAILFANVFASLMDYVVFKARYRRRRGVRSVGTVAERAAS, encoded by the coding sequence ATGAAGCTCCTCGAGCGGTTCCTCGCTAAGCGCCACGCCAACTGGGAGCGCAGCCGGTTGCTCAAGCCGTGGATCCCGCTGCTCGACGCGATCGACGCTTTCCTGCTGCGCCGCGCCGAGAACGCGCGCGAGGCGCCGTTCATGCGCGACCGCATCGACATCAAGCGCTACATGATGATGGTCGTGATCGCGCTGATCCCGGCGACGATCGCGGCGGTGTACTTCTGGGGTTGGCGCTGCGTGTGGCTCATCGTCGTCTCGTATCTCTTCGGGGGCGCGGCCGAGGTGATCTTCAGCGTTGTGCGCAAGGAGGAGGTCAACGAAGGGTTCCTCGTCACAGGCATCCTGTTCCCGCTCACGCTGCCGGCGTCGACGCCATGGTGGGTCGTGGCTCTCGGCATCGTCTTCGGCGTTGTGATCGGCAAGGAAATCTTCGGCGGCACCGGGAAGAACTTCTTCAACCCGGCGCTCGTGGCGCGGGTGTTCGTCTACATCTCCTTCCCGCTTCAAACGGCGGCGGTGAGCATGCTGGTGCCGAACGCGGCTCCGTCCGGCTGGCCGGGCGGGTTTGCGCTCTGGGACACCAGGGGGATCCAGGTCGACGCGACAAGCTCGGCCACGCCGCTGAGCGCGCGCAAGGCCTGGGTCAGGGCCGAGGACGAGGCAACGCGCGACGCGGCGTTTGCCGAGATCCCGTCATGGCGGCCGATGCTGCTCGGCACGACGCGCGGCTGTATGGGCGAAACCTCGGCGCTGCTTCTGGCGCTTGGGGGGCTGATGCTCGTCGTGTGGCGCATCGCGAGCTGGCGCATCATACTCGCGACGCTCGTGAGCGCGGCGGCCTTCAGTGGGATCATGAACGCGGCGGGGCTGCAGTCGTTCGCGCCGCCGCTCTACACGCTTCTCAGCGGCGGGCTGATGCTCGGCGCGTGCTTTATGGCGACCGATCCGGTCAGCGCGCCCGGCACGCGGCAGGCGCAGTGGTTCTACGGAGGCGTGATCGGCGTGATGACGTGCACGATCCGCGCGCTTTCGGGCTTCCCCGAGGGCGTGATGTTCGCCATCTTGTTCGCCAACGTGTTCGCCTCGCTTATGGACTACGTCGTATTCAAGGCGCGTTACCGCCGCCGCCGAGGCGTGAGATCGGTCGGGACAGTGGCAGAGAGAGCGGCATCATGA
- a CDS encoding 4Fe-4S dicluster domain-containing protein — protein sequence MAATVRGATRARTFPGGYVFKHLKGDIGPGLGVVDAPLPERAIVPLAQGFGAEVPALVKQGDRVAGGQIIGRDDETISTPVHAPVSGRVERFIKVETPDGEVTAVEIKSDGSHTWRPVARAYGNPLDASPEQLAETLYLAGVSALGKVGIPTPHRSSPVAAEAVDTFVVSAVRSEPYTLPNDAVLAPDAKAFGVGVRILQRIFGGAKAIVALDARDGGLVEGLFRELPDGVDVRLVAPKYPAERDEVVTELMTGRAVPDGKTGLDVGVLVVDVQTCLAVYAACVEGKPLIERLLALGGTGYTAPAIVRARVGTPVRWLVRDRVAGDCTVIRNGVVSGWHVPDLDQPVTRATWGLTALHDDTSRPFMGWMAPGFDFDSNTRAFASSYFPPRARRADTNMAGELRPCIQCGYCSEVCPRDLLPFHLDRLLHIDAIDEAEELRLFGCIDCGLCSYVCVSKIPLMTHIIAGKKRVLDEHAEEAAELSRRAAEEEARKAAETSEGGAA from the coding sequence ATGGCGGCAACAGTACGCGGCGCGACACGCGCCCGCACTTTTCCAGGCGGATACGTCTTCAAGCACCTCAAGGGCGACATCGGACCCGGCCTGGGGGTTGTCGACGCGCCCCTGCCCGAGCGCGCCATCGTCCCGCTTGCCCAGGGCTTCGGCGCCGAGGTGCCGGCACTCGTCAAACAAGGCGACCGGGTTGCCGGCGGGCAGATCATCGGCCGCGACGATGAGACCATTTCGACCCCCGTGCACGCGCCGGTTTCCGGCCGCGTCGAGCGTTTCATCAAGGTTGAGACCCCCGACGGCGAAGTGACCGCCGTCGAGATCAAGTCTGACGGGTCGCATACCTGGCGGCCCGTGGCGCGCGCGTACGGCAACCCGCTCGACGCGTCGCCCGAGCAGCTCGCCGAAACGCTCTATCTTGCCGGCGTGAGCGCGCTGGGCAAGGTGGGCATCCCCACGCCGCATCGGTCGTCGCCCGTAGCTGCGGAGGCGGTCGATACGTTTGTCGTGAGCGCCGTGCGCTCGGAGCCGTACACGCTGCCCAACGACGCCGTGCTCGCACCGGACGCCAAGGCGTTCGGTGTCGGCGTGCGCATCCTCCAGAGGATCTTCGGTGGGGCGAAGGCGATCGTAGCGCTGGACGCGCGCGATGGCGGCCTCGTCGAGGGTCTCTTCAGAGAGCTTCCCGACGGGGTCGACGTTCGGCTTGTCGCGCCGAAGTACCCGGCCGAACGCGACGAAGTCGTTACCGAGCTTATGACCGGGCGCGCGGTGCCCGACGGCAAGACGGGCCTCGACGTGGGCGTTCTTGTCGTTGATGTGCAGACCTGCCTCGCCGTGTATGCCGCGTGCGTTGAGGGGAAGCCGCTCATCGAGCGGCTCCTCGCGCTTGGCGGCACCGGCTACACGGCGCCGGCGATCGTCCGGGCTCGTGTCGGCACGCCGGTGCGGTGGCTGGTTCGAGACCGCGTCGCGGGCGACTGTACGGTGATTCGCAACGGGGTGGTCTCCGGGTGGCACGTGCCGGATCTCGATCAGCCGGTGACGCGCGCGACCTGGGGGCTCACGGCGCTCCACGACGATACGTCGCGCCCGTTCATGGGCTGGATGGCGCCCGGCTTCGACTTCGACTCGAACACGCGCGCGTTCGCGTCGAGCTACTTTCCGCCCAGAGCGCGGCGGGCCGATACGAACATGGCAGGCGAGCTGAGGCCGTGCATCCAGTGCGGTTACTGCTCGGAGGTCTGCCCGCGCGACCTGCTGCCGTTCCACCTCGACCGGCTGCTGCACATTGACGCGATCGACGAGGCCGAGGAGCTGCGGCTCTTCGGCTGCATCGACTGCGGGCTCTGCTCGTACGTGTGCGTGTCGAAGATCCCGCTCATGACGCACATCATCGCCGGCAAAAAGCGCGTGCTCGACGAGCACGCGGAGGAGGCCGCCGAGTTGAGCCGCCGCGCGGCCGAAGAAGAGGCCCGTAAGGCGGCTGAGACCTCGGAAGGGGGCGCCGCATGA
- a CDS encoding PEP-CTERM sorting domain-containing protein, giving the protein MLARAARFAVFCAIPSLLATSAMSTLYTITDLGTLGGSMSAARGLNEHGQVVGISDTGGTAPDGYAIWSAFLWEGGVMTDLGALGGWSSSARDINNGGCVVGNASLVTGQVQAFLWQDGTMTELPGLGGPTSVARAINDLNQAVGYSTNTTNTLSSAVLWEGDTITELGSLGPGNSHANDINIHGHIVGDSDTQASGDHACLWHDSAITDLGTLGGYGSTANGINDAGLVVGGSDTLEEGYRAFLWDSGVMTDLGTLGGDYSDAEAVNNRGQVVGASENAAGEMRLFLWEDGVMMDLNDLLIGSAGWTLGRPRAINELGQIVGLGTIDGEPHAFLLTPIPEPSVLALIALGVLGLARAARRRA; this is encoded by the coding sequence ATGCTTGCCCGCGCGGCTCGCTTCGCTGTCTTCTGCGCCATCCCGAGCCTCCTAGCCACGAGCGCGATGAGCACGCTCTACACCATCACCGACCTGGGCACGTTGGGCGGATCGATGAGCGCGGCACGCGGCTTGAACGAGCACGGTCAGGTGGTCGGGATCTCAGACACAGGCGGGACAGCCCCAGACGGCTACGCGATCTGGAGTGCCTTTCTCTGGGAGGGCGGTGTGATGACCGACCTCGGCGCACTCGGTGGCTGGAGCAGCAGCGCACGTGACATCAACAACGGCGGTTGTGTCGTAGGAAATGCGTCGCTTGTCACCGGACAAGTCCAGGCTTTTCTGTGGCAGGACGGCACCATGACGGAGCTGCCGGGCCTGGGTGGTCCCACCAGCGTTGCGAGGGCCATCAACGACCTGAATCAGGCCGTCGGCTACTCCACGAACACCACGAACACGCTGTCGTCCGCGGTCCTATGGGAGGGCGACACGATCACGGAACTCGGGTCGCTCGGCCCAGGCAACAGCCACGCCAATGACATCAACATCCATGGTCACATCGTCGGCGACTCCGACACCCAAGCATCCGGCGACCATGCTTGCCTCTGGCACGATAGCGCGATCACCGACCTGGGCACCTTGGGCGGCTACGGCAGCACGGCGAACGGCATCAACGACGCCGGGTTGGTGGTCGGCGGCTCAGACACGCTCGAGGAGGGCTACCGGGCGTTCCTGTGGGACTCCGGCGTGATGACCGATCTCGGCACGCTCGGCGGCGACTACAGCGACGCCGAAGCCGTCAACAACCGCGGCCAGGTCGTAGGCGCCTCGGAAAACGCGGCGGGAGAAATGCGGCTTTTCCTGTGGGAAGACGGCGTCATGATGGACCTCAATGACCTGCTCATTGGATCGGCGGGATGGACGCTCGGCCGCCCTCGTGCGATAAACGAGCTCGGCCAAATCGTTGGCCTAGGCACAATCGACGGCGAACCACATGCCTTCCTGCTCACCCCCATCCCCGAACCATCCGTGCTGGCCCTCATCGCTCTCGGCGTGCTCGGCCTGGCGCGGGCCGCGCGCCGGCGAGCCTGA